TGGATTTGACCGTAGTCTGCTGCTCTCCACTGATATCCAGCAAAAATAGCGAATCCAGTAACGACTACAGATGTAAGAGAAATTACCCTTATCTGAAGCTTCCTGCGTTCTTGTTCTTGCTTAAGCAGGGAATCACGCCACTCAACGCTAGCATCAATAAATTGATTTTCTTCTAGTCTTAAACCACCAACATTTTTAAAAGCATCTTTCTTTCTAAACTCTACAATCTTATCTAATCGAGAGCCTTTTAAGAGTTCATCGTTAGCTCTAAAATCATCCTCTGAGCGAATTTTTTGCCACCGTCTTGTCTCACCAATTAACCAATTTTTGAGGATAATGGCTTCCTTCTCTTCCTCAATCCAGCGTTTTAAGCTATCCCAAGAAGAGAGTAAAATTTCATGGGCAATTTCTATAGTTGCAGATGTTTTTTGAGTGTTTTTATTAGTAATAAGCAACTTTTCTGGACTTAAATACTCAGAACTACTAACCAGCAATTTTTCATCAATGAACCTATTGAGAGTCTTTTCTAAAATTTGTTTTGTGGCTATCCGTTCATCTGATTCGCTGACAAATTCATCTCGATAAGCCCTTCTGCTAACTGTTTTACTGCCAGAATCAGAGTCAACAATATTTACCAGCTTGACAAATATTTGCTTAGTGGCTTCCTGTTCATCTTGATTGAGATTTTGATATATCTCGTTGACCCGCTTTTGCAGCGCCCCTCTTACACCCTCTAGATCTGCATAACTTCTCTTATTTAAAATGCGGTCTTCGATATGAGAACGACCATCAGCACCAAGAGTTTGGCATTCACTTTCCCAAAGCAAATTTAGGGTGTATTGCAATAAAGGCAAATATCCTTTTTGTCCCTCGACATCTTCAATAATTTGTTTAACCAACCCTTCTTCAAACACGACTCCATGCCCAGCTGCTGGCTGCTCAATCGCCTGTCGCAGTTCATCTGGATACATCTCAGTCACCAGATGAATATTATTTTGATTGGCAATTGCACCTAAATTGGGATAATAACTAAATTGCTCCAGAAAGTCAGATCGCATTGCTAGTACAATCTTGACAGAACTATTCTCAGACTTGACAACCTGGACAAGACCTTCGATAAAGTTTTTGCGCTTGTCTGAATCGTCACAAATGGTGAACAATTCCTCAAATTGATCAACAAAAATTAGCCAACGTTCCTCATGCTTCTTTAAGGTGCTGATCGCTTGAGTTAGCGTATCTACTTTTGCTCCTAGGGCAATCTCGGCTTCTGCTTTACTGAAGCTATAGTCCTTTTCTTCACTGAGTAAACACCGATATAGGGAATCAAAGGGATCTTGATTAGGCGTAAAGATGAAGTCATAAAATGTTTGGGACTCCAGAGATTTCTTCAACTCAGGAATTAACCCCGCACGTACAACAGAAGACTTACCACTTCCAGAAGCTCCTAAAACTAAACTCAGGCTGCTTCGATTCACAGCCTCAAATAATCTAGTAATAAGCTTATCTCTACCAAAAAAGCGATCTCTGTCTTTGAAGTTAAACCTTTTGAGTCCCTGATAAGGTGAATTCTTATTCAGTTTTCGCTGCGTGACCACCTCAAGCGAAGACTGGATGATCTGAGTCTCGATAATGTTCTGAACTGGTGCGAAGGTCAAGTCACGACCAACGTTAGTATCCTTAACAAGGTTATCTTGTTCTTGAGATTGGCGGTCTGGAATTGACTGGCTCATGGTAGTAGCATCCGTTATGCTTTAGCAACCAGAGTGGCAACTTTGGCGATTAGTTCAGCCAAAGTCAGCACTCCCTCTAATCCTTGTTAAAGTGTGGGTCTGTTTTACCAGTCCCTTAACCAAGTTCCAGCTTTCTTAACTCTTCTTGCCTTCTTGAACTGGTGCAAAGTTAAAATTTCCACTGACAGTATTTCCACTCGCCGTGTTAGTTTGAGTTTGATTGATTATCTCCTGTCCACCAGGCTGTTCTTTGATCTTGTCGAGTAAATATTGAGCTAACTTAACAACATCAGGAGCATCATTGGCCTTAGCGGTTTCCACTTCTTCTTGCACTGTAGCTTTGCGAGCTTCAGAGTCTGGCTTCTTTTCTAATTGCTCAACTGCATCAACGAGGTCACTTTTATCGCCAAATTTTTTCTTTAAAGCCGCCTTGAGAGCGTTGTAACTGTCTGTAATTACATCTTTGACCAATCCAGTCCCAACAGCAGTCACAATAGCAGTAGTGATAGGGTCCATAGTTCATCCTTAAACATTAAATAGTAGTAAAAAGCAGATATTAATTAGTTTTATGTTGACCTCAGATTCCAATGAGAATGTGCATTTTTGTGATATCCATGCAGGATTAAATTATCTCAAATGGATTGTGAGTGAGTAACCATCAATACAAGTAAGTTGGTCAGAATCAACCAAACTATATTACGAAACGTAAATATGGCTGAAATTCTTACCAATGACAGACGACGACCCTAGCCAGTATGGTTAAATAGCCGACATACTTATATTAATATAAATATTCATTCCTTGTAATATAAAATTCCAGATTTTTTTCATCTCTAATGATTTAGAACTTACGCATTGACAATAAAACCCAAATATGCAATATGGATTTCAGGCATTTAACCTTGATTTTTCGACAGTTTTTAGGTGATGCCAGATCCGGGCAAAGCCTGCGCTATTTATCCAAGGATGATTGATCAAAGGCAGAAATGACGTATTTTCGTAATGCACAAGATGATTATTTTGTACAGTGCGTAAGTCCTATGATTTACGACTTACGTATTGAGATGTAGGTAAGATATGAAACAAGAGCGGGAAAAAGGAAAAACTTCAGGCGTTACAGGAGCTATGCGATCGCACCATTACCGCGTATTGTTCGCGGATCAGCTGTAGAGACGTTACATGTAACGTCTCTACATTCGTATCCCTTGCAGTATTGGGACGCATCCTACCCCTAACTACAAAGTGCGATCGCCAAACAAGTGAAAATCAACTGTAAATAGACCAGGCGTCCGGGAACATTGCCGTGCCCCCATTGTATGTGGTTATTGTCTGAAAACTGCTGTAAATTCTCTATCTGATTGGTGTCACCCTAGACTTGCAATAGGACTAGCTTTTAGTTCAGTCTAAACAATGTACAAAGCAGGAATAAAACAAAATTATGGGACTTTTTGATTTTGAGCAAATTATGGGCGCCGTCGCTAATTCCGGTCAACTGGGAAATATCATCAGCACCGTGGAGCAGCTGAGTAATAGTACTGGCGTAGATCTCTCAACTCTACAATCAGTTTTGCCCGTTGTCGAGGGTCAGGTGCGTTCGGCTTTGCAAGACAAGGAAGCCACAGATGGTAATGAAGCAGTTCAGAGTTTAATCAGTCAATTTGCAGGTACTACTGATAACCCCGAAGCTGTTGATTCTGTGTTTTCTCCTGAAGCCCAACAGCAGGTAGCTGAGACTGTAGCCCAGCGCACCGGTTTGGATGCTAGTATTATCCAACAAATATTGCCCCTAGCAGTGCCTGTAGTCCTCAAGTTCTTGCATTTTGGTGGAAACGCCGAAAATCCCTAAGCGTCAAACTCTCCCCTAAGAGCTTGCGCTTAGGGGCTGGGGGTGGGGTGTTGACTCTGTGCCTTTTGGGGGGTTAAAAATTCATGCACAATCCTTTCCTTTAAGGCTTGAGTAAAGTTATTTTTCGCGTTCTTTAAGTAATGAGTAACAAGTAAATCCCCATTACTCATTCCTCATTACTCATTCCTCATTACTCATCACTCATCACTCACAGGGCTATTTCATTCTCATCTAGCCCGCCTCAGAATGAATTCTGAGTCTAATAGCTAAAGTCGTCTAAAGACGACTGAGAAAAGGTTATAGTCCGTTTTAACGGACTTTAGCTATTAGCCCTACACTTCAGTGTAGGGCGGTTT
The Gloeotrichia echinulata CP02 DNA segment above includes these coding regions:
- a CDS encoding DUF937 domain-containing protein, with the translated sequence MGLFDFEQIMGAVANSGQLGNIISTVEQLSNSTGVDLSTLQSVLPVVEGQVRSALQDKEATDGNEAVQSLISQFAGTTDNPEAVDSVFSPEAQQQVAETVAQRTGLDASIIQQILPLAVPVVLKFLHFGGNAENP